The DNA segment GCAGCAAACTTTTATCAGAAGAAAGTCAAAAACTATTGTTCGCTGGTGAGAGCCAAGAGTTTGGAAATTATGGGTATGGATTTAGGATACAAAAGTATCAGAGAGCAAGTACCGAAAGTAAAGGAACCTTAACAAGGCACGGTGGCTCTATGAATGGGTTTCTGTCGAATTTGCACCGTTATACAGATGACAAACTTACGGTAATTATATTAGCGAATATACGCAGTTTTCCTATCAGAAATTTAACCTTTGAGCTCAAGGAGATAGCATTGGGTTTGGATGTTGGCGATCGCAATAGGAAGAGGTTTGAGTGAAGTTTCGACTGTTTATATTACTGTTAATTAGTACTGGCCAGATGGTCGGTGCTAAAGAGGAGAGTTCTTTTGAAATACCTCGAAGCAGTATCACCAATATTAAAGATCCTGACTCTGGGAGAGTTTACCCTCTTTTTATAAAACTACCTCGTTCTTATAGTTACAATAGCGAAAAATCATATCCCGTTATCTACTTAACTGATGCTTTATATAGTTTTCAAATCGTATCTGGAGCCACTCGATTTCCAATGAATACGGGCAAAATGCAAGAAGCAATAATTGTAGGTATATCATACTCAAAGGGTTCAGGTGGGCATGCAAGTCGAGTTCGTGATTATACTCACATTGAAGACCGAAGCTGGAAGTATCAAACCGGAAAAGCAAAAGAGCATATTAGTTTTATTGAAAAATCAGTTTTCTCTTTCATTGAAAAAAACTACAGAGTAAATGAGTCTAGGACTTTTGTAGGCAATTCACTGGGTGGGCTACTTGGCGCATACATATTGTTTACTAAACCTGATATGTTTAATAACTATATCTTAGGTAGTCCATCGGTGTGGTTTAAAGATCATGACATCCTTAAAATTAAAACAAAACCTAATGTTAATAAACATAAGGTTTTTATTGCTGTTGGAGCTAATGAAACGCTTGAACTAGATTCACCAAAATACGATATGGTAGAAGGTTCAAAGAAACTTGAATTAAAGTTATCGGGTGAGCTATTCCCTAATACAAAAGTAAAATTATTGACTATTCAAGACGCAAACCATGAAACTGCGTTTCCAACAACTGCAATTCAGGGTTTGTATTGGCTGTTTAAAGAATCGTGAAAATAGCGTATCAATAAGCTGTTCAACAAGGGCAATATGTTTATCAATAATGTAAGTTTGTTATCAGCTTTGGAGGGGAAATGAAAAAGGGACTTACGGAAATATTTGAAGTTGATTCGGTATTAAAAACGTTAGCTCTTTGCATACTAACTGTTGGCTCATATTTAATTTATAAGCTGTATCGTTTCTCAAACCAAATCAACCAACATACAGAACTTAAAATATCTAACATTTTTATTTCTATAACCGTTTTTTTATTTACTGTGTCATTAGTTAGTTTAATTTATGGTTTAGTTAACCTTGATGATCTAACCATTTTAAAAAGCTCTATTGGAATTCATATGGTTTCAAGTGTTTTTGATGTAACTTGGATAATTATGGTGCGTAATAGAATTAACTTAATTTCGGGCTCTAACAAAGGTGACAAACTTTGGTTAAATCCGCTTGTTACGTCAATTTTTCATGTTATCTATATGCAACATAAAATCAATCAAGGCTCGGTGAAAAATACAATGTAAAAGGCAATCAAATAGACAAATAACCGTTGGATTTTGCTCTTCCTCGTTATTCCAGCCAACTATTATTTACCAATTAACAAGTCATTATATCTCTAGGAGCTTGAATTGATTATTGCTGAAACAGAAAGATTATGTATCCGT comes from the Thalassotalea nanhaiensis genome and includes:
- a CDS encoding alpha/beta hydrolase; this encodes MKFRLFILLLISTGQMVGAKEESSFEIPRSSITNIKDPDSGRVYPLFIKLPRSYSYNSEKSYPVIYLTDALYSFQIVSGATRFPMNTGKMQEAIIVGISYSKGSGGHASRVRDYTHIEDRSWKYQTGKAKEHISFIEKSVFSFIEKNYRVNESRTFVGNSLGGLLGAYILFTKPDMFNNYILGSPSVWFKDHDILKIKTKPNVNKHKVFIAVGANETLELDSPKYDMVEGSKKLELKLSGELFPNTKVKLLTIQDANHETAFPTTAIQGLYWLFKES